The Cucumis melo cultivar AY chromosome 5, USDA_Cmelo_AY_1.0, whole genome shotgun sequence genome has a segment encoding these proteins:
- the LOC127149374 gene encoding uncharacterized protein LOC127149374, whose translation MKRFKKKAEMGNLEWRLWVFSTSHGLNFFPFLPLPRRPTSDLPLPLQSLDSLGNLEITVQEMQVSKGSPSETDHHRSRSLLIQKVGTCLDNSKTLTSNILQVVYREELSLNK comes from the exons ATGAAGAGATTTAAGAAGAAAGCAGAAATGGGGAATTTAGAATGGAGGTTGTGGGTTTTTTCAACGAGTCACGGTCTCAACTTCTTCCCATTTCTTCCACTCCCTCGCCGCCCCACTTCTGACTTGCCGCTGCCG TTACAATCACTTGATTCTCTCGGGAATTTGGAGATTACGGTGCAAGAGATGCAAGTATCAAAG GGGTCACCGAGCGAAACCGATCATCATCGATCCAGGTCTTTACTTATCCAAAAAGTCGGAACTTGCTTAGACAACTCAAAGACGCTCACTTCCAACATTCTTCAAGTTGTTTACAG ggaggAGCTATCTCTAAACAAATGA